From one Humulus lupulus chromosome 8, drHumLupu1.1, whole genome shotgun sequence genomic stretch:
- the LOC133797500 gene encoding wax ester synthase/diacylglycerol acyltransferase 11-like — MEFEEGIRSRKQVLKPIKTKVENRGKKDEGYYWDDDKKTLLEEPVSPAGRLFCEPNFNVHILAIMGIKIKIDLEYAKQKLVQTLLKHPRFSSLQVVDENGGKMKWVRTEVDIERHVIVPKIEPNMEINPDKLVENYIYELTKTNLLVDRSKPLWEMHILNLKTNDEEGVVVFRIHHSLGDGTSLVSLLLACTRQIDNPEAVPTLPPKKPKEICARSSSNNNVNVNGFISEFSLYYRFLIQGLWWVLQLLWNTVVDVFLFLATAFFFKDTLRGPPGSEHNPRRIVFRIVSLDDIKLVKNAMNSTVNDVAMGITQAGLSRYFNKKYGENGKDFPTMKIRLRSNLIVNVRPSPGIQSLADMMEKNSKAKWGNWIGYVLLTFTIGLYDDPLDYIRKAKATIDRKKHSLEALCTFSISRIIFAIFGVKITSALFHKIHCNTTMVFSNVVGPLEKIGFYGHPMSYIAATTYGQPNELMVNFQSYVNKMTIVLSVDEATIPDPHQLCDDIVESLILMKNAVIEKGLLK, encoded by the exons ATGGAGTTTGAAGAAGGTATAAGATCGAGAAAGCAAGTTCTGAAACCTATTAAGACGAAAGTTGAAAACAGAGGAAAAAAAGACGAAGGGTACTACTGGGACGATGATAAGAAGACATTATTAGAGGAGCCAGTCAGCCCAGCAGGGCGTCTTTTTTGTGAACCAAACTTTAATGTCCATATCTTAGCCATCATGGGCATCAAGATCAAGATTGATTTGGAGTATGCCAAACAAAAATTGGTCCAAACTCTGCTGAAGCACCCCCGTTTCTCTAGTTTGCAG GTTGTGGATGAGAATGGAGGAAAGATGAAGTGGGTTAGAACAGAAGTTGACATCGAGAGGCACGTAATCGTACCCAAAATCGAGCCAAACATGGAGATAAACCCAGACAAGTTGGTGGAAAATTACATCTATGAGCTCACAAAAACCAACCTCCTGGTGGACAGGTCGAAACCACTGTGGGAGATGCACATCCTAAACCTGAAGACAAACGACGAGGAAGGAGTTGTCGTTTTCAGGATCCACCACTCACTGGGGGACGGCACATCTCTGGTGTCCCTTCTCCTGGCTTGCACCCGCCAAATCGACAACCCAGAGGCCGTACCAACTCTTCCCCCCAAGAAGCCAAAAGAGATTTGTGCTCGTAGTAGTTCTAATAACAATGTCAATGTCAATGGTTTCATCTCTGAGTTTTCTCTGTATTACCGCTTCCTAATCCAAGGGCTTTGGTGGGTGCTCCAGTTGCTTTGGAACACTGTGGTTGATGTTTTCTTGTTCCTGGCCACTGCTTTTTTCTTCAAAGACACTCTAAGAGGCCCTCCCGGCAGTGAGCATAATCCTCGCCGAATCGTTTTTCGCATCGTTAGCCTCGATGATATTAAGTTGGTCAAGAATGCAATGAATTCG ACTGTAAATGACGTTGCAATGGGAATTACACAAGCTGGCTTATCTCGGTACTTTAATAAGAAATATG gtgagAATGGCAAAGACTTTCCAACAATGAAGATACGTCTCAGGTCAAATTTGATCGTTAATGTTAGACCATCTCCGGGAATTCAA AGTTTGGCTGATATGATGGAGAAGAATAGCAAAGCAAAGTGGGGGAACTGGATTGGTTATGTGCTGCTCACCTTCACCATTGGGTTGTATGATGACCCATTAGATTACATTCGAAAAGCCAAGGCTACAATTGATCGAAAGAAACATTCTCTTGAAGCTCTTTGCACTTTCTCAATTTCTCGTATCATTTTCGCCATTTTTGGCGTCAAG ATAACAAGCGCTCTatttcacaaaatccattgcAACACAACAATGGTGTTCTCCAACGTAGTCGGACCACTTGAGAAAATTGGTTTCTATGGTCACCCAATGTCATACATTGCTGCAACCACCTATGGCCAACCAAAT GAATTGATGGTCAACTTCCAAAGTTACGTAAATAAGATGACTATTGTTCTGTCTGTGGACGAAGCCACCATTCCCGATCCTCATCAATTGTGTGATGACATCGTTGAATCGCTCATACTTATGAAAAATGCAGTTATCGAAAAAGGGctcctcaaataa